The bacterium genome segment TGAGCCTTGCCCTTCCGTAGCGGAAGGCTCGACAGGTGTTCTCCTCGTGGCTCGCGTGGCAGTGACGGATAATGACTGTTCTGTTTCGGTTTTTGTAGGGTCGCACCCGCGTGTGCGACCGGGCGGACCCATGTGTCCGCCCCTGTAAAAGTTGCACTGCCGATGGTCGCATATGGCGACGGTATCGTTCGGCCATGCTTCTTTCGCCGGAACGGAAAAAAATAAATAATTTAAAACCCATTTGCTGTATATATTGCTTTCGGAAAAGAGTTAGATTGTATCTATCTGTTTGCCACGGCTACACGGCGGCTGGGTTGGGACAGGTTCGTCAGGGACGATCACAAACGAAGAAGAGGGGGCTTGGCGGAATGGCATTGTCGATGCGGACACACAACGCTTTCCGGGACGTACTGACTGTGATCCTGGCCGGCGGGCGAGGCGAGAGGCTCTACCCCCTGACCAAGAACCGTTCCAAGCCCGCGGTGCCTTTCGGCGGGCCGTACCGCATCATCGATTTCACTCTTTCCAACTGCCTGAACAGCGGCCTGCGGCGGGTGAAGCTCCTCACCCAGTACATGAGCCACAGCCTCGACCGTCACCTCAAGCAGGGCTGGAGCATTTTCTGCCGAGAGCTGGATGAGTACATCGACAGCGTCCCGCCCCAGCAGCAGTATAAGGAAAGCTGGTACCGCGGCACGGCGGATGCCCTGTTCCAGAATATCTACCTGCTGGAACAGATCCACCCGCGCTACGTGCTCATCCTCTCCGGTGACCATGTCTACAAGATGAACTACGCCGAGATGCTGCGCTTCCACCTCGAATCCGAGGCCGACCTGACCGTGGCCACGGTGGAGGCGGAAAGCCGCCTGGCGGTCAAGACCCTCGGAGTCTTGCAGGTGGACAAGAGCTTCCGCATCGTGGATTTCGAGGAGAAGCCCGAGCACCCCAAACCCAGCCCTTTCCGGCCCGACCGCGTGCTGGTCAACATGGGCATCTACCTGTTCAACACCGAGTCCCTGGTGCGCAACGTGGTGGCCGACGCCAAGCGCGACACCTCGCACGATTTCGGCCGCGACGTGATCCCGGCGATGATCCCGCGCGAGCGCTGCTTCGCCCACAATTTCGTGGACGGTTCCGGGGGGGAAATCCTCTACTGGCGCGATATCGGTACGCTGGACAACTATTTCGAGGCCAGCATGGACCTGCTCTCCGCGCGGCCGCATTTCGATCTCTACGACCCGACCTGGCCCATGCGCACCTACATGGGCCAGTACCCGCCGGTCAAACTGATGCGCAGCGAGAACCCCGGGCCCGGGCAGGATGGGTTCGCGCGGGCCAAAAACTCCATCATCTCACCCGGCTGCGTGATCGACGGCGCCCGGGTGACCAACTGCGTGCTCTCGCCCGGAGTGTACATCGGCCCCGGAGCCGAGGTCGAGGACGCGGTGATCCTCCACGACAGCCGGATCGGCGCGGGCTGCCGCGTCCGCCGCGCCGTGATCGACGCCCATTGCGTGATCGGAGAGCGCAAGAGCCTCGGCCACGACCGCGAGGAGGACGCCCACCATTTCCAGCACTCCGACGGCGGCATCGTGCTCGTCCCGCGCGACTACAAGTACTGAA includes the following:
- the glgC gene encoding glucose-1-phosphate adenylyltransferase, producing the protein MALSMRTHNAFRDVLTVILAGGRGERLYPLTKNRSKPAVPFGGPYRIIDFTLSNCLNSGLRRVKLLTQYMSHSLDRHLKQGWSIFCRELDEYIDSVPPQQQYKESWYRGTADALFQNIYLLEQIHPRYVLILSGDHVYKMNYAEMLRFHLESEADLTVATVEAESRLAVKTLGVLQVDKSFRIVDFEEKPEHPKPSPFRPDRVLVNMGIYLFNTESLVRNVVADAKRDTSHDFGRDVIPAMIPRERCFAHNFVDGSGGEILYWRDIGTLDNYFEASMDLLSARPHFDLYDPTWPMRTYMGQYPPVKLMRSENPGPGQDGFARAKNSIISPGCVIDGARVTNCVLSPGVYIGPGAEVEDAVILHDSRIGAGCRVRRAVIDAHCVIGERKSLGHDREEDAHHFQHSDGGIVLVPRDYKY